The genomic region CCGGGAGCGGTCCACCGGGATGGTGCCGGTGCCGACGAAGAACATCTTCGTCAACCAGCCCTTGATCCCCTTGCCGGTGAAGTACTCGGCCTTGGCCACGAAGGTGACCTTCCGCGAGATGATCAACGGGGTGAAGATCGAGTCGGCGAAGGAGAGGTGGTTGCTGGCCAGGATCACCGGCCCGGTCGCCGGCACGTGGTGCAGGCCCTCCACGCACACCACAACGGACGAGGCTCGGGGTCGAGGTGCCGCCTCGATCGCTGGCAGCTCACCAGGGCGGTGCACGGCGTGTCGAGTGACTCCGCTGCCAACGATCATCGAGATCGCACGTGTCGCGCAAGAACGGACAAAGAGCCACCGCCGCGACCTGCGGCAGCGCCCCTGACTTTGGAAGACGCGACACAACGCACTCCCGGAACCGGCCTCCGACGTGTCACGATTCAGAGCACGGCGTGCGGACGGGCGCCGAGGGGGCCGCGCCGCAGGGCGCGTTGAGGAGGATTGCCGGGTGTCAGCGGGTGGGGCCCGCCGGGGACGGCGGGACAACGGGCTCGACGCGAGCGAGTACGCCATCGTCGGCGACGTCGATCCGCGCGTCGGCGAGCACCTGCTCGACGTGCTTGCCGCCGGCGGGATCGCCGCGTACCTGCAACCCTCCGCCGACCTCAACCCGGTCACCCGCACCACGACGGTTCCGGCCCGCCCGGTCGACAGGCTCTATGTCGACCGCTCGCATCTGACCACCGCTCGCGACTACCTCACCCAGCTCGCCGACGAGAGCGCCCCGGAGCAGCCTCCGGCCCGCGACGAGCCGGACATCGACGCCGAGTGGGCCCGGATCGTGGCCGGCTTCCACACCACCTCGACTGCCGACGAGCGCCCGTGGCCGGCCGCGGAGGACGTGGACGAGCGCGACGACCGGGACACCCGGGACGAGCCGACGGCGGGTCCGCTCGCCCGCTCCGGCACCGACGAGGCCGGACCGACCGCCACCGACGTCCGCCGGCTGCCGTCCGCCACCGACATCTCCGGGATCTCGGTCGGCCGGGGCACCCGCGGTGACGAGCCCTCGCTGCTTGACGGTCTGGACACCTTCGGCGCCGACCTGCCCGACGACGACGAGGACGAGGGTTACCACCCGCCTCCCCCGCCGCCACTGCCCCGGATCTCCAAGTACGCGGTGGTCGGCGCGCTCGCGGTGGTCGTCGGGTTCGTGCTCTTCCTCTTCCCGTCGCTGCTCCCGGTGGACCGCTCGGCGGTCACCCTGTTCGGGTTCACAGGCATCCTGGCCGGCTTCGTCACGCTGATCTGGCGCCTGCGCCCCGGCGACGAGAACGACGACGACCCGGACAACGGCGCCGTCGTCTGACGCCCACACCAGCGGACCGCATCGCGGGACGACGACGCCCCCGCTCGGGGCGTAACAATGGTGTAACTTACTGTCAGTAGGAATACCGCTGTACGTCACTTCCCCCGCTGACTGACCGGTTTTTCCTTGCTCGTGGCGGTCAGTCCTCTGCTGATCGGAATGCCCGAGATGCGACAGAGTTCCCTCGTGGTGGTGGCCAACCGCCTCCCCATCGACGACAGCCAGGCGCCCGACGGCGCCTGCGAGTGGCGCCGCAGCCCCGGCGGGCTGGTCAGCGCGCTGCACCCCCTGCTCCGGCACACCCCGGCGACCTGGGTCGGCTGGGCCGGCGGCACGGGTGCGGCACCCGCCCTGCCGGACGTGGACGGCGTCCACATGCACACGGTCGCCCTCAGCCACGAGGATCTACGCGACCACTACGAGGGCTTCTCCAACGCCACCCTCTGGCCGCTCTACCACGACGCCGTCGAGCAACCCGAGCACCACCGCCGCTGGTGGGAGGCGTACCAGCGGGTCAACCAGCGCTTCGCCGAGGCGACAGCAGAGGTGGCCGAGCCGGGCGGCGTGGTCTGGGTGCAGGATTACCACCTGCAACTGGTTCCCGGGCAACTGCGCGCGCTCCGCCCCGACCTGCGCATCGGATTCTTCCTGCACGTGCCGTTCCCGCCGCCGGAGCTGTTCATGCAACTGCCCCGCCGTGCGGAACTGCTGCGCGGCATGCTCGGCGCCGACCTGGTCGGCTTCCAGCGCGCCCAGGCGGCGCACAACTTCGCGCAACTGGTCACCCGGGTGCTGGAGCTGCCGGCCACCGACCGTCGGATCGGCATCGACGACCGGGTGGTGCGCATCGGCGCGTTCCCGGTCTCCATCGACACGGCCGAGATGGCCGCCCTCGCCGCCCGCCCCGACGTGGCCGCGCGGGCCCGCCGCCTCCGCCAGGATCTCGGCGATCCCCGCCAGGTCATCCTCAGCGTGGACCGAATGGACTACACCAAGGGCATCGAGCAGCGCCTCAAGGCGTACAGCGAGCTGCTCGCCAGCGGCGACGTCAAGGTCCGCGACACGGTGCTCGTGCAGGTCGCCATGCCGAGCCGGGAACGCGTCGGGCAGTACCAGATCCTGCGCGAACGGATCGAGCGCGAGGTGGGCCGGATCAACGGCGAGTTCGGCCGGGTCGGCGAGCCCGCCATCCACTACCTCACCCAGCCCTTCGACCGGGCCGAGCTGGCCGCGCTCTACCGGGTCGCCGACGTGATGGCGGTGACCCCGCTGCGCGACGGGATGAACCTCGTCGCCAAGGAGTACGTCGCCGCCCGGGTGGACGACGACGGCGCGCTGCTGCTCAGCGAGTTCGCCGGCACGGCCGCCGAGCTGTCGCAGGCGTACCTGGTGAACCCGCACGACCTGGAGGGGCTCAAGCAGGCGCTGCGTACGGCGCTGCGGGCCAGCCCCGCCGACGTCACCGAACGCATGCGAGCCATGCGCGCCCACCTGCACCAGCACGACATCCGGGCCTGGGCGCGCTCCTACCTGAGCGCCCTGGACGAGCGCGGCGCGCTGGTCGGCAGCCTCGCCAACGCCGACGGCGCGGCCCTGGTGCCGCGTCCCGCGACCCGCGCGACCTCCGCCACGCAGCACACCGGCGGCTGACCGGCGCGACCACTCACCTGGCGGCGGGCTCCTTCTCCAGCCAGTCCAGGATCGCGTCGATCGGCTCGGCCCACCGCGCGTCGAGCATCAGGTCGTGCCCCATGCCGGGGAAGAGCAGCGGAGCCGACCCGTACCGGCGGGCGATCCGCGTCAACGTCGACGCCGGCACCACGCGGTCGTCCGGGCTGCCCAGCACCAGGACCGGCGGCGTGCCCACGGCCGGCTCGGCCTCCGGCTCGCCCAGCAGCGCCCACTGCGCCCGCCGACCGGCCCGACCCAGCCGCGCCACGTACCGCCGGGCCTCCTCGTCGGGCAGCTCCCGGCTGAACAGCTGCGCCCGGCTGAGCCGCAACGGCCCGCCGAACACCGCCGGCAGCGTCCCGGCCGGGTTGCGGCGCAGCGCAGTGGACACCATGCCCCAGCCGCCGAAGACAGGCGCCACCAGCACCGCGCCGCGGGCCGGGTAGCGCGCCAGCGCGTGCGCCACCACGAGCGCCCCGGCGCCGTGCCCCACCAGCACCGCCTGGCGCGGCAGGCTCGCCGCCACCTGGACCACATCATGGGCGTACGCGCGCAGCGTCGCCTCCGGTGCCGGCTCACTGCCGCCGTGCCCCCGCAGGCTCAGCGCGTACGCCGGGAAGCCCCGCGACGCGGCGTGCCCCAGCCAGTGCTCGGCGAACGCCCACGCGCCGTGCCCGAACCCCGGAACGAAGAGCAGCGGGGGCCGCCCCTCCTCCACCTCGGGGACGGCGCTGAGCACCTCACGTCGCGCCGGCCGGACCGGCCGGGACCACTCCCGGCCCCGCATGATCCGCAGCTCGGTCATTTGGCCTCCAGGTCGTGCAGGGCGCGCTGGACGGCGCGCAGGTAGTCGGCGTGCCCGACCTCGAACCAGTGCCGGCTGCTGTCCTTGACCTGCCCCGAGTAGCGCTCCCCGGCCCGGTCGCGCACCCGAGACGCGAACGCCGCGGCCCGTTCGGGCCGGTCCCGGCGGGCCCGCAACAGCCGGGCGAAGAGCACCGTCTGCCAGTGCGCCAGGGTGAACATTCCGGAGTCCGGCTGCACGAGGCCGGCGACCGCAAGCGTGGGATGCCCCGGGGTGAAGGCGTTGAGCCAGAGCGTGGGCCGGCCCGTGCCGGCACTGTCGCCGAACACCGACGCGTCGAGGAACTCGAACCGCGGCAGGTAGCCGGTGGCGAAGATGACCAGGTCGGGGTCGATCTCGCGGCCGTCGGCCAGCTCCACGGCGTACGGGCGGAAGCGGGCCAGGTCCGGTACCGGGCCGATCCCGCCGTGGCCCACGTAGTAGACGAGTTGGCTGTTGGCGATCGGGTGCGTCTCGTACACCCGGTGGTCGGGCTTGGGCAGGCCGAAGCGGGTCAGGTCGCCGACGGTCAGGCGCAGCGTCCAGTGGTAGAGCCACTGGCGGACCCGCAGCGGCACCCGCATCGCCAGCAGGGCGTCGTTGACCTGGTCGGCCGGACGCCCGAGGACGTACTTCGGGGCGTACCAGTAGCCGCGGCGGGTGGAGTGCCAGCAGCGCGACGCCTGCTGGGCTGCCTCGACGGCGATGTCACAGCCGGTGTTGCCGGCACCGACCACGAGCACCCGCTTGCCGCGCAACTGCGCCGGGTCCTTGTAGGACGACGCGTGCATGATCTCGCCGCGGAACTCCTCCAGCCCCTCGTAGCGGGGCAGCTTCGGCGACCAGTTGTGCCCGTTGGCGATGACCACCGCGGCGTACCGGGAGGTGCGCTCGGGCCCGTAGCCGCCTGTGGAGCGGGTGGTCACGTCCCAGCGGTCCCCCTCGGCGGGCTCCACCCGGATCACCTCGGTGCCGAACCAGACGTGCGACCGCAGGTCGAAGTGGTCGGCGTACCGCTCGAAGTACGCCAGGAGCTGGCTGTGGTGCGGGTAGTCCGGCCACGAGTCCGGCATCGGGAAGTCGGGGAACTGGGTGAACGGCTTCGACGACAGCAGGTGGGTGCTGGCGTACACCGGGCTGCGGTCGTGCCGCCAGTTCCAGGCGCCGCCGACGCCTGTCTCGCGTTCGTAGCAGTCCACCCCGAACCCGTGCTCGCGCAGGTTCTTGATGGCCGTCAGGCCGCTGGCCCCGGCCCCGATGACGCAGACCGTGTCGCCCCGGTCGGAGAGTGGACGGCCCTCGGGGCTCTGCGCGGACGGGGTCGCGTCCGGGTCGGGCCGGCCGTGGTCGGTGGAGGTGGACACCGGGACATCTCCTTTTGTGCGGCACGGGTGCCGGTCGCCGCGAAATCCTCTCCACATCGGAGCCGGATGTCCAGCCCCGGCGCGGACCGATCGGCGGGTCCCGGCCGGTGGGGGTCAGCCGGTGGTGGGCAGCAGCAGGTCGACGAGGACCGGGAAGTGGTCGCTGGCCCGGCGGGTCTGCGGAGTGTCCACCACGTCGTAGTCGACCACGCTGATCCGGGGGTCGACGAAGAGCGCGTCGATGCGGTGGCGCGGGTCGGCGCACGAGTAGGTGAGCCGGTCCGCCCGGTCGGCGGCGATCGCCGCGTCGGTCAGGCCACGTGCCACCGTGGCCCACGCCGGCCCGTCCGGCCCCTCGTTCAGGTCGGCTCCGGCCACCACCGGGCTGCTCGCCGCGTCCAGCCCTCGCCGGAACTCGGCGGCCTGCGCGGGCCGCTCGGTCGGGTCGGTGGACAGGTGCGAGCCGGCGAGGGTGAACCGGGCCTCGCCGACCCGGCAGTCGGCGTACGCGGCGCCGCGCAGGTGTCGGCCCGGGGTCAGCGGAAAGCGCTGGCAACGGGTGCCGCGCACCTGCACCCGCAGGCTGGTCAGCAGCAGGTTGCCCAGGGCGGGCAGACCGCCGGCGGCCACCACCAGGCCGAAGGACTCGGCCAGAGTGGCGGACTTCTGCCGCCACCGGAACCGCCGCGGCCCCTCCTGCACGATCACCACGTCCGGCCTCGCGGCCCGGACCACCGCCGCCAGCGCCGCGGTGTCGTCGCGCTGGCTGTGGATGTTGTACGACACCACGCGCAGCGGCACGCCGGCAGCCTCGCCCATCGCCGGCCGCCTCAGATCCGGCGGGCCAGGTCGGCCGCGCCGATCACCCCGGCGCTGTTGCCCAGCTCGGCGGGGAGCACCTCGGCCACCGGCAGGCGGCCCCGCTGGGCGAGCGCGTCGAGGTACGAGCGGCGCGTCGGGCCGAGCAGCAGGTCACCGGCGTCGATCACGCCGCCGCCGACGACGAGGGTCTGCGGGTCGAGGATCTGCGCCATGTCGGCGAGGCTGGTGCCCAGCCAACGGCCGATCTGCGCGAACGCCTCGGCGGAGACCGGGTCGCCGCCCTGCGCGGCGGCGGTCACCATGTGGCCGGTGATCGCCTCGGCCTCGCCGCCGGCCAGGTCCAGCAGAGCGGCGGCCCGCTGCGGTTCCTGCCGGGCGCCGGCGCGGGCGAAACGGACCAGGGCGCTGCCGCTGGCGTACTGCTCGATGCAGCCCAGCCGCCCGCAGCCGCACTGGTGCCCGTCCGGCACGGCCAGCATGTGGCCCAGCTCCGCGGCGACGCCGTGCGCGCCGCGCATCAGCTCGCCGCCGAGCACGATGCCGCCGCCGACGCCGGTGCCGATCGTGAACATGATCATGGAGTCGTCGGCGTCCCGGGCCGCGCCGTAGCGGAACTCGGCCCACGCGGCCACGTTGGCGTCGTTCTCCACGATCACCGGCAGCCCGACCGCGGCGCTGACGTACTCGCGCAGCGGCTCGTCACGCCAGGCCAGGTTCGGGGCGAAGAGCACGGTGGAGCGGGTGGCGTCGATCCAGCCGGCCGCGCCGATCCCGACGGCCTCGATCGTCCGCCCGGCAGCCAGCTCGCCGACCAGCTCGATGATGACGTCGCGGGTCTTGCCGACGTCATCGGCGGGAGTGTCCCGTCGGCCCTGCACGAGAACCGTGCCGGTGTCGTCCACGACACCGCCGGCCACCTTCGTGCCACCGACGTCGACTCCGATGGTCAGCGTCACCGCTGCCGCTCCCCTCTGCTGTGCTGTCCGGGTCCACGCGCCGATGGCACGCCGGTCCGGATCGCGATGTCCCGCGCTCAGGCGCCGCCGCCCGGCGCGTCCGCGCCGGTGTCGTCGGACGCCCGCGACGCGGGCACCGCGGGTCGACTGGTCGGCGCCGGTGCGGCCACCGACCCGGCGTCGTCGACGGGTGCTGCGGTGGTCGGGGCGGGTGGGTCCGCCGACCGGGTGGCGACCGACCAGACATCCCGCTCCGGCGCCGGCTGAGAATCATGCCCGGTGCGGGTGGCATCGCGCCACACGTGCTCGTCGTCGGTCTCGCCGCCCCGGTCGACCGGGACGGCGGACGGGCCCTCGTCCTCGCTGCTCGCGGCGGACGCCGGCCGCGACGGCGCGGCGGGCCGGGGTGCGGCCGTCGTGGGTGGCTCCGGCGGCGCGAACGCGCGGAGCAGGCTGGCCACGCCGGCCGCGAGGTCTCCGGCGCCGGTGGCGAGCCGTTCGGCGAATTCCGGACTCGGGTCGCGCAACGCGGCGATGCCGCGACAGACCGGGCAGACACAACATTCGGCCGAACCGGTGGCGAAACCACCACCGCCGTGGCCGCTGGCGCCCGGAGCGGCACTGTGACCGAGGACACCGGCCAGCATCCCGCCCAGCGGGCCGAACGCGCCGGCCGCCGACCCGCCGGAGGCCAGTCGCGCCCCCGCGAGCAGGGTGGCGACCAGACGCTCCGCCTCTTCCCGGGCCGAACCCGGATCCGTTCCGCCCACAGTCGGCTCCTCTACCCTGCCGGCGGACGCGTCACTGCGCCGCACCGGGTGCTTCTACCCGGCGCTTGAGCTGCTTCAACGCCGTGTCCATGATCATCTTCTCGGCCTTGCGCCGAAACATGCCGAGCATCCCCACCGACAGCTCGACCTCAAGCGTGTACGTCACAGTGGTGCTCCCGTCCGGGTTCGCCACCAGGTCGTACGAGCCGCGCTGGCTCTTCTGCATCTTCGAGGGGGCGAGCAGGCGCCACTCGACGCGGGACAGGTCCTCGGCGTACTCGTAGGCGAGCACGTACTCGTCGGCCATCACCCCGGCGTCGATGACGAAACGCACCTGGCTCGCGTAGCCGTCCTCGTACTCCTCGATCACCTCGGCGTGGCGTACCGCCTCGGTCCACTCCGGGTAACTCGGGAAGTCGCAGATGACCGCCGCCACCCGATCCGGTGACGCGCCGATGATGATCGACTGGGTGGAGGAGTCCGCCATGGGGGGAGGCTACCCGGCGGGTACCGCCCGTACGCCGCGCCGCCCCCGCCGGGTAGGTTTCGACAGAGCCGACAGCCGTGGATGGGCAGTGGCCCGGCCAGTGCGAGCACGAAGGAGTGCAGGTGCGCGAGTTCTCCGTTCCGCCGATCGTCACCGTTGGCGACGCGGCCAACCTCACCGATCCGGTCTGGGACAACGCCGAGGCCGCGCCGGACACCGT from Micromonospora lupini harbors:
- a CDS encoding flavin-containing monooxygenase, with the protein product MSTSTDHGRPDPDATPSAQSPEGRPLSDRGDTVCVIGAGASGLTAIKNLREHGFGVDCYERETGVGGAWNWRHDRSPVYASTHLLSSKPFTQFPDFPMPDSWPDYPHHSQLLAYFERYADHFDLRSHVWFGTEVIRVEPAEGDRWDVTTRSTGGYGPERTSRYAAVVIANGHNWSPKLPRYEGLEEFRGEIMHASSYKDPAQLRGKRVLVVGAGNTGCDIAVEAAQQASRCWHSTRRGYWYAPKYVLGRPADQVNDALLAMRVPLRVRQWLYHWTLRLTVGDLTRFGLPKPDHRVYETHPIANSQLVYYVGHGGIGPVPDLARFRPYAVELADGREIDPDLVIFATGYLPRFEFLDASVFGDSAGTGRPTLWLNAFTPGHPTLAVAGLVQPDSGMFTLAHWQTVLFARLLRARRDRPERAAAFASRVRDRAGERYSGQVKDSSRHWFEVGHADYLRAVQRALHDLEAK
- a CDS encoding ROK family glucokinase produces the protein MTLTIGVDVGGTKVAGGVVDDTGTVLVQGRRDTPADDVGKTRDVIIELVGELAAGRTIEAVGIGAAGWIDATRSTVLFAPNLAWRDEPLREYVSAAVGLPVIVENDANVAAWAEFRYGAARDADDSMIMFTIGTGVGGGIVLGGELMRGAHGVAAELGHMLAVPDGHQCGCGRLGCIEQYASGSALVRFARAGARQEPQRAAALLDLAGGEAEAITGHMVTAAAQGGDPVSAEAFAQIGRWLGTSLADMAQILDPQTLVVGGGVIDAGDLLLGPTRRSYLDALAQRGRLPVAEVLPAELGNSAGVIGAADLARRI
- a CDS encoding endonuclease/exonuclease/phosphatase family protein, with the translated sequence MGEAAGVPLRVVSYNIHSQRDDTAALAAVVRAARPDVVIVQEGPRRFRWRQKSATLAESFGLVVAAGGLPALGNLLLTSLRVQVRGTRCQRFPLTPGRHLRGAAYADCRVGEARFTLAGSHLSTDPTERPAQAAEFRRGLDAASSPVVAGADLNEGPDGPAWATVARGLTDAAIAADRADRLTYSCADPRHRIDALFVDPRISVVDYDVVDTPQTRRASDHFPVLVDLLLPTTG
- a CDS encoding alpha/beta hydrolase, which produces MTELRIMRGREWSRPVRPARREVLSAVPEVEEGRPPLLFVPGFGHGAWAFAEHWLGHAASRGFPAYALSLRGHGGSEPAPEATLRAYAHDVVQVAASLPRQAVLVGHGAGALVVAHALARYPARGAVLVAPVFGGWGMVSTALRRNPAGTLPAVFGGPLRLSRAQLFSRELPDEEARRYVARLGRAGRRAQWALLGEPEAEPAVGTPPVLVLGSPDDRVVPASTLTRIARRYGSAPLLFPGMGHDLMLDARWAEPIDAILDWLEKEPAAR
- a CDS encoding DUF308 domain-containing protein, encoding MSAGGARRGRRDNGLDASEYAIVGDVDPRVGEHLLDVLAAGGIAAYLQPSADLNPVTRTTTVPARPVDRLYVDRSHLTTARDYLTQLADESAPEQPPARDEPDIDAEWARIVAGFHTTSTADERPWPAAEDVDERDDRDTRDEPTAGPLARSGTDEAGPTATDVRRLPSATDISGISVGRGTRGDEPSLLDGLDTFGADLPDDDEDEGYHPPPPPPLPRISKYAVVGALAVVVGFVLFLFPSLLPVDRSAVTLFGFTGILAGFVTLIWRLRPGDENDDDPDNGAVV
- a CDS encoding SRPBCC family protein, which produces MADSSTQSIIIGASPDRVAAVICDFPSYPEWTEAVRHAEVIEEYEDGYASQVRFVIDAGVMADEYVLAYEYAEDLSRVEWRLLAPSKMQKSQRGSYDLVANPDGSTTVTYTLEVELSVGMLGMFRRKAEKMIMDTALKQLKRRVEAPGAAQ
- a CDS encoding alpha,alpha-trehalose-phosphate synthase (UDP-forming) is translated as MRQSSLVVVANRLPIDDSQAPDGACEWRRSPGGLVSALHPLLRHTPATWVGWAGGTGAAPALPDVDGVHMHTVALSHEDLRDHYEGFSNATLWPLYHDAVEQPEHHRRWWEAYQRVNQRFAEATAEVAEPGGVVWVQDYHLQLVPGQLRALRPDLRIGFFLHVPFPPPELFMQLPRRAELLRGMLGADLVGFQRAQAAHNFAQLVTRVLELPATDRRIGIDDRVVRIGAFPVSIDTAEMAALAARPDVAARARRLRQDLGDPRQVILSVDRMDYTKGIEQRLKAYSELLASGDVKVRDTVLVQVAMPSRERVGQYQILRERIEREVGRINGEFGRVGEPAIHYLTQPFDRAELAALYRVADVMAVTPLRDGMNLVAKEYVAARVDDDGALLLSEFAGTAAELSQAYLVNPHDLEGLKQALRTALRASPADVTERMRAMRAHLHQHDIRAWARSYLSALDERGALVGSLANADGAALVPRPATRATSATQHTGG